In one window of Methanoculleus chikugoensis DNA:
- the fdhF gene encoding formate dehydrogenase subunit alpha has product MDLKYVQTTCPYCGTGCSFNLVVKDGKVVGTQPYKRSPVNEGKVCPKGTYAHEFVNSPDRLTKPLIKKDGKFVEATWDEAYDLIAQKFKSYKPDEIACLSSARVSNEENYLLMKLARGVFKTRHVDHCARLCHASTVAGLAASFGSGAMTNSILDIAESKCVFVIGSNTFEQHPLIGRKIVQAKLNGAKIIVFDPRYTPTAKQADLYASFYSGTDVAILNCLMGEIIRNGWEDKEWVSKRAKGYEELKATVLSDTYLPENVEKISGISAADLKTAAEWIGTAESSALLYSMGITQHTVGVDNVKSTANLQMLTGNIGKRGGGVNALRGQNNVQGACDMGCLPVVFTGYQKVIDEAVHKKFADAWGFPDGICEPKNGYEVTVMFNVLTDNPGELKAMYIMGENPMLSDPDLTHAEHALKSLEFLVVQDIFLTETAQHADVVLPASCYAEKEGTQTSTERRVQMWRTAQDPPGEAKVDWKILCEVAAAMGYAKQFPYQSAEEIFNEIAALTPSYHGMNYERLNRPEALHWPCPTTEHPGTPILHIGKCSHPDGMGVMHPIEWKPPAEVPDAEYPYILTTGRCIWHWHTGSMTRRSATLDNEVPTGWIEINTEDAKELGIANKEMVRAISRRGEVEVEAKVTDEIKKGVMFMPFHFAECAANVLTNNALDPIAKIPEFKACAVKVEKITEA; this is encoded by the coding sequence ATGGATCTCAAGTATGTACAAACTACATGCCCGTACTGCGGTACGGGGTGCAGCTTCAACCTCGTCGTGAAGGACGGGAAGGTTGTCGGCACACAACCTTACAAGCGTTCTCCGGTCAACGAGGGAAAAGTCTGCCCCAAGGGCACTTACGCTCACGAGTTCGTGAACAGCCCGGACCGCCTCACAAAGCCGCTCATCAAGAAGGACGGCAAGTTCGTCGAGGCGACCTGGGACGAGGCTTACGACCTGATCGCACAGAAGTTCAAGTCGTATAAGCCCGATGAAATCGCCTGCCTTTCCTCAGCCCGTGTCTCCAACGAAGAGAACTACCTGCTGATGAAACTGGCGCGCGGCGTCTTCAAGACGCGGCACGTCGACCACTGCGCCCGGCTCTGCCATGCGTCCACCGTCGCCGGCCTCGCCGCCTCGTTCGGCTCCGGTGCGATGACCAACTCCATCCTCGACATCGCCGAGTCCAAGTGCGTCTTCGTCATCGGGTCCAACACATTCGAACAGCACCCGCTCATCGGCCGCAAGATCGTTCAGGCAAAGTTGAACGGTGCAAAAATCATCGTATTCGACCCGCGCTACACGCCGACCGCGAAGCAGGCTGATCTCTATGCATCCTTCTACTCCGGCACCGATGTGGCCATCCTCAACTGCCTGATGGGAGAGATCATCAGGAACGGATGGGAGGACAAGGAGTGGGTTTCGAAGCGCGCAAAGGGATACGAGGAACTCAAAGCGACGGTTCTCAGCGACACCTATCTCCCCGAGAACGTCGAGAAGATCTCCGGAATTTCCGCTGCAGATCTCAAGACCGCAGCCGAATGGATCGGTACCGCCGAATCCTCCGCGCTCCTCTACTCGATGGGCATCACCCAGCACACCGTCGGCGTCGACAACGTCAAGTCGACTGCAAACCTCCAGATGCTTACCGGAAACATCGGCAAGCGCGGTGGCGGCGTGAACGCGCTCCGCGGCCAGAACAACGTTCAGGGCGCCTGCGACATGGGATGTCTCCCCGTCGTCTTCACCGGCTACCAGAAGGTCATCGACGAGGCCGTCCACAAGAAGTTCGCCGACGCCTGGGGCTTCCCCGACGGCATCTGCGAGCCGAAGAACGGCTACGAGGTCACCGTCATGTTCAACGTCCTGACCGACAACCCCGGCGAGCTCAAGGCGATGTACATCATGGGCGAGAACCCGATGCTCTCCGACCCGGACCTCACCCACGCAGAGCACGCACTCAAGAGTTTGGAGTTCCTGGTGGTACAGGACATCTTCCTGACCGAGACCGCCCAGCACGCGGACGTCGTGCTGCCTGCCTCCTGCTACGCAGAGAAGGAAGGCACCCAGACCAGCACCGAGCGGCGTGTCCAGATGTGGCGCACGGCTCAGGACCCGCCGGGCGAGGCCAAGGTCGACTGGAAGATCCTCTGCGAAGTGGCGGCCGCCATGGGCTACGCCAAGCAGTTCCCCTACCAGAGCGCCGAGGAGATCTTCAACGAGATCGCCGCCCTCACGCCGTCCTACCACGGCATGAACTACGAGCGGCTCAACCGGCCCGAAGCACTCCACTGGCCTTGCCCGACCACGGAGCACCCCGGCACGCCTATCCTGCACATCGGCAAGTGCTCGCACCCCGATGGAATGGGCGTAATGCACCCCATCGAGTGGAAACCGCCGGCGGAAGTCCCCGACGCTGAGTACCCCTACATCCTCACCACCGGCCGCTGCATCTGGCACTGGCACACCGGATCCATGACCCGCCGCTCCGCGACCCTCGATAACGAGGTCCCGACGGGCTGGATCGAGATCAACACCGAGGACGCAAAAGAACTCGGTATAGCGAACAAGGAAATGGTCCGGGCAATCAGCCGCCGCGGCGAAGTCGAAGTCGAAGCGAAAGTTACCGACGAGATCAAGAAGGGCGTCATGTTCATGCCGTTCCACTTCGCCGAGTGTGCAGCGAACGTCCTGACGAACAATGCACTCGACCCGATCGCAAAGATCCCTGAGTTCAAGGCCTGTGCTGTGAAGGTCGAGAAGATTACGGAGGCCTGA
- a CDS encoding Coenzyme F420 hydrogenase/dehydrogenase, beta subunit C-terminal domain, with translation MAAIGDMFYTWAADADVLKKGECGGAITALQQYALKSGMVDAVLAVRKGADLYDAVPTVITNPAEIAETAGSLHCGTLLLSKLVKDYLDNNKTAKLGVTVKGCDTMGLIELAKRNAVDMDRLLLLGVNCGGSVSPVLARKMIREKFEVDPDQVHKEEIDKGQFIIEYEGGHKGIKIDDLEDEGYGRRSNCRRCLYKVPRQADLACGNWGVIGEKAGNATFVEVCSGKGAKLLDAAAKAGAVATEPANPKGIEIRGKVEGAMLNLGNKWRKKNFEALASDLWGTIARETGRCIKCYSCIENCPVCFPVAGELKGNSRMVVSGEVPPNPMFHLRRFAHISDSCINCGQCEELCPMDIPLALFSHAVRTEGDTAFEPKLGKAPYTN, from the coding sequence ATGGCAGCAATTGGAGATATGTTCTACACATGGGCGGCGGACGCCGATGTGCTGAAGAAAGGAGAGTGCGGAGGTGCGATCACCGCCCTGCAGCAGTATGCCCTTAAGTCCGGCATGGTGGACGCTGTCCTTGCCGTCAGGAAGGGTGCGGACCTCTACGACGCGGTGCCGACCGTGATCACCAATCCTGCGGAGATCGCAGAGACGGCGGGCTCGCTCCACTGCGGAACGCTCCTGCTCTCGAAACTGGTGAAGGACTACCTCGATAACAACAAGACCGCGAAACTCGGCGTCACCGTCAAGGGCTGCGACACGATGGGTCTTATCGAGCTCGCGAAGCGGAATGCGGTCGATATGGATCGCCTTCTCCTGCTCGGCGTGAACTGCGGCGGCTCCGTCAGTCCGGTCCTGGCCCGGAAGATGATCCGCGAGAAGTTCGAGGTCGACCCCGACCAGGTCCACAAAGAGGAGATCGACAAGGGCCAGTTCATCATCGAGTATGAGGGCGGCCATAAAGGGATCAAGATCGACGATCTCGAGGACGAGGGCTACGGTCGCCGGAGCAACTGCCGCCGGTGCCTCTACAAGGTCCCGCGCCAGGCGGATCTCGCCTGCGGCAACTGGGGCGTTATTGGGGAGAAAGCCGGGAACGCCACGTTTGTCGAAGTCTGCTCCGGGAAGGGCGCAAAACTTCTGGATGCGGCCGCAAAAGCCGGGGCCGTCGCCACCGAGCCCGCGAACCCGAAGGGCATCGAGATCCGCGGCAAGGTCGAAGGCGCCATGCTGAATCTCGGCAACAAGTGGCGGAAGAAGAACTTCGAGGCTCTCGCCTCCGATCTCTGGGGCACCATCGCCCGCGAGACCGGCCGGTGCATCAAGTGCTACTCCTGCATCGAGAACTGCCCGGTCTGCTTCCCGGTAGCGGGCGAACTCAAAGGAAACTCCCGGATGGTCGTCTCGGGAGAGGTTCCGCCGAACCCGATGTTCCACCTGCGGCGGTTTGCGCACATCTCGGACTCCTGCATCAACTGCGGCCAGTGCGAGGAACTCTGCCCGATGGATATCCCGCTTGCGCTCTTCTCCCACGCCGTCAGGACCGAGGGCGACACTGCATTCGAGCCCAAGCTCGGGAAGGCACCCTATACCAACTAA
- the fdhF gene encoding formate dehydrogenase subunit alpha, which translates to MTLKYVPTTCPYCGTGCSFNLVVQDGKVVGTAPYRRSPVNEGKVCPKGTYAHEFVNSPDRLTKPLIKKNGKFEEATWDEAYNLIAQKFKSYRPDEFAALASARVSNEENYLLMKFARGVMKSRHIDHCARLCHASTVAGLAASFGSGAMTNSILDIAESKCVFVLGSNTLEQHPLIGRKIVQAKQNGAKVICADPRYTPTARLADLYMPFVSGSDVAILNGMMQEIIKNGWEDREFIEKRTKDYEKLKEVVMKDAYSLENVSKISGIPVDQLKQAAEWFGTTKPGAILYSMGITQHTVGVDNVRSVANIQMLTGNLGKPGAGVNALRGQNNVQGACDMGALPVVFTGYQKVIDPATHKKFADAWGFPDGICEPKNGYEVTVMMDVLTDNPGELKCMYIMGENPMLSDPDLNHVRHALESLEFLVVQDIFLTETAELADVVLPAACYAERDGTQTSTERRVQMWRTAQDPPGEAKVDWKIISELAAKMGYAKQFPYQSAEEIFNEIAALTPSYHGMNYERLSKPEALHWPCPTTDHPGTPILHIGKFSHPDGIGVFAPIEWKPPAEVPDAEYPFVLTTGRVLWHWHTGTMTRRSATLDAEVPTGWIEINPEDAQALGIRDKEKIRAVTRRGSVDVPARVTKDIMKGIMFMPFHFAECAANVLTNNALDPIAKIPEFKACAVKVEKITEA; encoded by the coding sequence ATGACGTTGAAGTATGTTCCTACAACATGCCCTTATTGCGGTACTGGCTGCAGTTTCAACCTTGTCGTCCAGGACGGCAAAGTTGTTGGAACGGCACCCTACCGCCGCTCACCCGTGAACGAGGGAAAGGTCTGCCCTAAGGGGACCTATGCCCACGAGTTCGTGAACAGCCCGGACCGCCTCACAAAGCCGCTCATCAAGAAAAACGGCAAATTCGAGGAAGCAACCTGGGACGAGGCCTACAACCTGATCGCGCAGAAGTTCAAGTCGTACAGGCCCGATGAGTTCGCGGCGCTTGCATCGGCGAGGGTTTCGAACGAAGAGAACTACCTGCTGATGAAGTTCGCCCGCGGCGTGATGAAATCCCGTCACATCGACCACTGCGCCCGGCTCTGCCACGCATCCACCGTCGCCGGCCTCGCCGCCTCGTTCGGCTCCGGTGCGATGACCAACTCCATCCTCGACATCGCCGAGTCCAAGTGCGTCTTCGTCCTTGGGTCCAACACTCTCGAGCAGCACCCGCTGATCGGCCGCAAAATCGTCCAGGCGAAGCAGAACGGCGCCAAGGTCATCTGCGCCGACCCGCGCTACACCCCGACCGCCCGGCTGGCCGATCTCTACATGCCGTTCGTCTCCGGCTCCGATGTCGCTATCTTAAACGGCATGATGCAGGAGATCATCAAGAACGGCTGGGAGGACAGGGAGTTCATCGAGAAGAGGACGAAGGACTACGAGAAACTCAAGGAGGTCGTCATGAAGGACGCCTACAGCCTTGAGAACGTCTCGAAGATCTCCGGCATCCCGGTCGACCAGCTCAAGCAGGCCGCCGAGTGGTTCGGTACCACGAAGCCCGGCGCGATCCTCTACTCGATGGGCATCACCCAGCACACCGTCGGCGTCGACAACGTCCGGTCGGTCGCAAACATCCAGATGCTGACCGGCAACCTGGGCAAGCCCGGCGCCGGCGTGAACGCGCTCCGCGGCCAGAACAACGTTCAGGGCGCCTGCGACATGGGTGCGCTCCCGGTCGTCTTCACCGGCTACCAGAAGGTCATCGACCCGGCCACCCACAAGAAGTTCGCCGACGCCTGGGGATTCCCCGACGGCATCTGCGAGCCGAAGAACGGCTACGAGGTCACCGTCATGATGGACGTCCTGACCGACAACCCCGGCGAACTCAAGTGTATGTACATCATGGGCGAGAACCCGATGCTCTCCGACCCGGACCTCAACCATGTCCGACACGCCCTCGAGAGCCTGGAGTTCCTCGTGGTCCAGGACATCTTCCTGACCGAGACCGCTGAACTCGCCGACGTCGTTCTGCCTGCGGCATGCTACGCGGAGCGTGACGGCACCCAGACCTCCACCGAGCGGCGCGTCCAGATGTGGCGCACGGCCCAGGACCCGCCGGGCGAGGCAAAGGTCGACTGGAAGATCATCAGCGAGCTCGCTGCAAAGATGGGCTACGCCAAGCAGTTCCCCTACCAGAGCGCCGAGGAGATCTTCAACGAGATCGCCGCCCTCACGCCGTCCTACCACGGCATGAACTACGAGCGGTTGAGCAAGCCCGAAGCGCTCCACTGGCCCTGCCCGACCACAGATCACCCCGGCACACCCATCCTGCACATCGGCAAGTTCTCGCACCCCGACGGCATAGGCGTCTTTGCGCCCATCGAGTGGAAACCCCCGGCGGAAGTCCCCGACGCGGAGTATCCGTTCGTGCTCACGACCGGCCGTGTCCTCTGGCACTGGCACACCGGCACCATGACCCGTCGTTCCGCAACCCTCGATGCCGAGGTCCCGACGGGCTGGATCGAGATCAACCCCGAAGACGCGCAGGCGCTCGGCATCAGGGACAAGGAGAAGATCCGCGCCGTCACCCGCCGTGGGTCCGTCGACGTCCCCGCGAGGGTGACCAAGGACATCATGAAGGGCATCATGTTCATGCCGTTCCACTTTGCCGAGTGTGCAGCGAACGTCCTGACGAACAACGCTCTCGACCCGATCGCCAAGATCCCCGAGTTCAAGGCCTGTGCTGTGAAGGTCGAGAAGATTACGGAGGCCTGA
- a CDS encoding hydantoinase/oxoprolinase family protein codes for MIGIDIGGANLKVVDDAGVHIHYCPLWQGAPLADLLKPYAGKPAAVVMSGELADCFASKMDGIRWIVGAVREVIPDTVFYGTDAAFHTRPVPALAAANWLASADYLRENYADAVLLDVGSTTADVIPLNCFEELKGLTDTRRLQEQYLVYTGMLRTNVATLLSSVTLDGTATPVSTEYFAASADAHLALGQIAPEDYTSPAPDNGEKTPEAALRRLARVVCADLDEIGRGGALAVARQFWDAQRTLIARAVEHAVSRSGAGRLITAGIGADLFARELGGVTLEEEIGVVSDALPAYAVREVALRRSGGT; via the coding sequence ATGATCGGGATCGATATCGGCGGTGCGAACCTCAAGGTCGTCGACGATGCCGGCGTGCATATCCATTACTGCCCGCTCTGGCAGGGCGCACCGCTCGCCGATCTCCTCAAACCGTATGCCGGAAAGCCCGCTGCCGTGGTGATGAGCGGGGAGCTCGCCGACTGCTTTGCGAGCAAGATGGACGGCATCCGCTGGATCGTTGGGGCAGTCCGGGAGGTCATCCCCGACACCGTCTTCTACGGCACCGATGCGGCGTTCCATACCCGGCCGGTTCCGGCTCTTGCCGCCGCGAACTGGCTGGCGTCGGCCGATTACCTGCGGGAGAACTACGCCGACGCGGTGCTCCTCGACGTGGGAAGCACCACCGCCGACGTCATCCCGCTGAACTGTTTTGAGGAACTGAAAGGTCTGACCGACACCCGGCGGCTGCAGGAGCAGTACCTTGTCTATACCGGCATGCTCCGGACGAACGTCGCGACGTTGCTCTCGTCGGTCACGCTCGATGGGACGGCGACCCCGGTGAGCACCGAGTACTTCGCCGCAAGCGCCGACGCGCACCTCGCGCTCGGTCAGATCGCCCCGGAGGACTACACCTCCCCTGCACCCGACAACGGGGAGAAAACCCCTGAAGCGGCGCTCCGGAGGCTTGCCCGGGTGGTCTGCGCCGATCTCGACGAGATCGGGCGAGGCGGAGCCCTGGCCGTCGCCCGGCAGTTCTGGGATGCCCAGCGAACGCTGATCGCCCGCGCAGTGGAGCATGCAGTGTCCCGGAGCGGTGCCGGGCGACTGATCACGGCCGGGATTGGAGCGGACCTCTTTGCCCGCGAACTTGGCGGCGTTACGCTTGAGGAGGAGATCGGCGTGGTCTCGGACGCACTGCCGGCATACGCGGTCAGGGAGGTGGCGCTACGGCGATCCGGTGGAACCTGA
- a CDS encoding ATP-grasp domain-containing protein encodes MKVFLAEYSVCNDPELAPEGAAMLAAISGSFERCGYDVVTPERPDFEGEIRRLAPGCDVGLVIAPDHLLFRYTHLLEGLTHNIGCGSMNAAVCANKQRTADILSRNGIAVPPAAGEGRRVVKPIMGCGALGVRLTDEEPGAGEFAQAYVEGEALSVSLVGSRVTGNVCEFYSGVPPLRLAVNRQEIAVADDGRFLYLGGETPVHPDREEEIVDVAVRAMNVLGCQGYTGIDVIVGERIYVVDVNPRPTTSLVGIAAVMEEEIADILVAASHGEAPAEVHLAGRVRFDKDGGLHRL; translated from the coding sequence ATGAAGGTCTTTCTCGCCGAATACTCCGTATGCAACGACCCCGAGCTTGCGCCCGAGGGCGCCGCCATGCTTGCCGCCATAAGCGGGAGTTTTGAGCGGTGCGGCTACGACGTGGTGACGCCCGAGCGCCCCGACTTCGAGGGCGAGATCCGGAGGCTCGCGCCGGGATGCGATGTGGGCCTGGTCATCGCGCCGGATCATCTCCTCTTCCGGTACACGCATCTCCTTGAAGGGTTGACCCACAACATCGGGTGCGGGAGCATGAACGCGGCAGTCTGCGCCAACAAGCAGCGGACGGCGGATATCCTCTCCCGGAACGGGATAGCCGTCCCCCCCGCTGCCGGGGAAGGGAGGAGAGTCGTCAAGCCGATCATGGGCTGCGGCGCCCTGGGGGTCAGGCTGACGGATGAGGAGCCGGGAGCCGGCGAGTTTGCACAGGCCTACGTCGAAGGAGAGGCGCTGAGCGTGAGCCTGGTGGGGAGCCGGGTGACCGGCAACGTATGCGAATTCTACTCGGGCGTTCCTCCGCTCCGGCTCGCCGTCAACCGGCAGGAGATAGCCGTCGCGGACGACGGGAGATTCCTCTATCTCGGGGGAGAGACGCCCGTTCATCCCGATCGCGAGGAGGAGATCGTCGATGTCGCCGTCCGGGCGATGAACGTCCTCGGGTGCCAGGGATACACCGGGATCGACGTCATCGTCGGCGAGAGAATCTACGTCGTGGACGTCAACCCGAGGCCCACGACCAGCCTGGTCGGCATCGCGGCCGTCATGGAGGAGGAGATCGCCGATATCCTCGTTGCAGCGTCGCACGGCGAGGCGCCGGCGGAGGTGCACCTCGCCGGGAGGGTGCGGTTCGACAAGGACGGGGGGCTTCACCGGCTATGA
- the surE gene encoding 5'/3'-nucleotidase SurE, protein MKPKILLTNDDGITSTGLWAAYDALAPIADVTVVAPATQQSAVGRSISIFEPIRATKVTMNGVTAYSVGGKPTDAVIIGLFALRLNPDLVVSGVNIGENLSFESIMTSGTVGAALEASNQGVPSLAFSLQVEDQGDKFDDPSRITDRYFDTKRVVREICERVLANGFPGKAHVINVNIPAQVRGGYEITRLAEKLFYTGVEERLDPRGRPYYWIDGPLYEDAEEGTDVHAVQRGNVSITPITLDCTAYAAADELRGIFDGMHI, encoded by the coding sequence ATGAAGCCCAAGATTCTGCTCACCAACGACGATGGAATAACCTCTACGGGACTCTGGGCGGCATACGACGCACTCGCGCCGATCGCCGACGTCACCGTGGTCGCCCCCGCCACCCAGCAGAGCGCTGTAGGAAGGTCTATCTCCATCTTCGAGCCGATACGCGCGACAAAGGTGACGATGAACGGCGTGACCGCCTACTCGGTCGGTGGGAAACCGACCGATGCCGTGATCATCGGGCTCTTCGCGCTGCGCCTGAACCCCGACCTCGTGGTCAGCGGGGTCAACATCGGCGAGAACCTCTCATTCGAGTCGATCATGACCTCGGGAACCGTCGGGGCCGCGCTCGAGGCATCGAACCAGGGGGTGCCGTCCCTTGCCTTCTCGCTCCAGGTGGAGGATCAGGGCGACAAGTTCGACGACCCCTCGCGGATCACCGACCGGTACTTCGACACGAAGCGGGTGGTTCGTGAGATCTGCGAGAGGGTGCTTGCAAACGGGTTCCCCGGAAAGGCCCACGTCATCAACGTGAATATCCCGGCGCAGGTGCGCGGCGGATACGAGATCACCCGCCTTGCCGAGAAACTCTTCTATACCGGTGTGGAGGAGCGCCTCGACCCGCGCGGCCGCCCCTATTACTGGATCGACGGGCCGCTCTACGAGGACGCGGAGGAGGGGACCGACGTGCACGCGGTGCAGAGGGGTAACGTCTCCATCACGCCGATCACGCTCGACTGCACGGCGTATGCCGCCGCGGACGAACTCCGGGGCATCTTCGACGGCATGCATATCTGA
- the rpiA gene encoding ribose-5-phosphate isomerase RpiA, with amino-acid sequence MSTAEQAVSKRNAGHRAAEEVADGMVVGLGTGSTVFFAMERLGKRIAEDGLSIAGVPTSYQAAIRARRYGIPLTSLDEHPELDIAIDGADQVDPALRLIKGRGAALLREKCVCDAARRAVIVVDGTKMVETLDAPVPVEVLPFAVEAVSRRLAALGADPVLREGVKKDGPVVTDNGNFIVDCSFGTIADPGRLETAIASIPGALECGLFSAYTEKITVIVGEEKGCSVVSLR; translated from the coding sequence ATGAGTACAGCAGAACAGGCGGTATCGAAGCGGAATGCAGGCCACCGGGCGGCAGAAGAGGTCGCTGACGGGATGGTCGTCGGGCTCGGCACCGGGTCGACCGTCTTCTTCGCGATGGAACGGCTGGGCAAGCGGATAGCAGAGGACGGGCTCTCCATCGCCGGCGTCCCGACCTCCTACCAGGCGGCCATCCGGGCACGCCGGTACGGCATCCCCCTCACGAGCCTCGACGAGCACCCCGAACTCGATATCGCTATCGACGGGGCCGACCAGGTCGATCCGGCTCTCCGCCTGATCAAGGGGCGCGGAGCCGCGCTTCTGCGGGAGAAGTGCGTCTGCGACGCGGCGCGGAGGGCGGTCATCGTCGTCGATGGGACAAAGATGGTGGAGACCCTGGACGCGCCCGTGCCGGTCGAGGTGCTCCCGTTCGCCGTGGAGGCAGTCTCCCGCCGGCTCGCGGCGCTCGGTGCCGATCCGGTCCTCCGGGAAGGGGTAAAGAAAGACGGCCCGGTCGTCACCGACAACGGCAACTTCATCGTCGACTGCAGTTTCGGGACGATCGCGGACCCCGGGCGCCTGGAGACGGCGATCGCCTCGATCCCCGGTGCACTGGAGTGCGGCCTGTTCTCGGCCTACACGGAAAAGATAACGGTTATTGTCGGTGAGGAGAAGGGTTGCAGTGTCGTATCACTGCGTTGA
- a CDS encoding TATA-box-binding protein, producing MNEHRPEESLKIENIVASAKVTDSLDLPSLASRLKDAEYNKKRFPGVVLRMQDPKIAALVFGSGKVVLTGAKSIDSLSRGLEILVEKLRALGIEIPENPTYKVQNIVTSADLGTPINLNKIAVGFNLDKIEYEPEQFPGLVYRLDDPKVVVLLFGSGKLIITGGKVPEDAQRAVRRILSELSSLGLI from the coding sequence ATGAATGAGCACAGACCAGAGGAGTCCCTCAAGATAGAAAATATCGTTGCTTCCGCGAAAGTGACGGATTCTCTTGATCTGCCATCTCTTGCATCCCGGTTGAAGGACGCGGAATACAATAAGAAGCGGTTCCCCGGCGTCGTTCTCCGGATGCAGGACCCGAAGATCGCCGCGCTCGTATTCGGTTCCGGCAAGGTCGTCCTGACCGGTGCGAAGAGCATCGACAGCCTCTCGCGGGGCCTTGAGATCCTTGTCGAAAAGTTGCGGGCGCTCGGCATCGAGATCCCTGAGAACCCGACCTACAAGGTCCAGAACATCGTCACGTCCGCAGACCTCGGGACGCCGATCAACCTGAACAAGATTGCCGTGGGCTTCAACCTGGACAAGATTGAGTACGAGCCCGAACAGTTCCCCGGGCTCGTATACCGGCTCGACGACCCCAAGGTGGTCGTTCTCCTCTTCGGGTCCGGCAAACTGATCATCACGGGCGGCAAGGTGCCCGAGGATGCCCAGCGTGCGGTACGGCGGATTCTCTCCGAACTCTCCAGTCTCGGTCTCATCTGA